Proteins encoded by one window of Leishmania infantum JPCM5 genome chromosome 32:
- a CDS encoding putative chaperonin containing t-complex protein, whose product MSLAFDEYGRPFLLVKEQQQKERVSGVEAQRANILAALGVANVLKSSLGPRGMDKILTTPDNEVVVTNDGATILDLMDIDNEVGQLMVELSKSQDSEIGDGTTGVVCFAGALLEQATALLDKGIHSSRISEGYEKACEMACKRLEEVAESISLEKKEFLLQTARSTLNSKVVNRDRDRLAQICVDAVLAVADMERRDVNMDLIKVEGKVGGRLEETCLVDGIVLDKDFSHPQMPKELTNPKMAILTCAFEPPKPKTKHTLQINSAEHMRELHEQEQEYFRSEVQRCKDAGADLVICQWGFDDEANYLLYRNQLPAVRWVGGVELEMIAIATGGRIVPRFEDLTAEKLGTCGRVREVGFGTTKDRMIFVENCPNSKAVTVFIRGGNKMMIEEAKRSLHDAICMVRNLIRDSRIVYGGGSAELAASSAVLAHADAVSTVDQYAIRAFADALESIPINLALNSGLDPIRALSDARKAQIEGNNPYAGIDCMDRGTIDMKQQEVFETLSGKCSQLRLATQVVKMILKIDDVIVTKPDEEQQQ is encoded by the coding sequence ATGTCTCTTGCGTTTGATGAGTACGGACGCCCCTTTCTGCTGGTGAAGGAGCAACAGCAGAAGGAGCGTGTGAGCGGCGTCGAGGCGCAGAGAGCGAACATACTCGCTGCACTCGGCGTGGCGAATGTGCTGAAGTCGAGCCTCGGCCCGCGAGGCATGGATAAGATTCTCACCACGCCAGACAACGAGGTAGTTGTGACAaacgacggcgccaccaTCCTAGACCTGATGGACATCGACAACGAGGTTGGCCAGCTCATGGTGGAGCTGAGCAAGTCGCAGGACTCTGAGATCGGCGATGGCACCACTGGTGTTGTGTGCTTTgcaggcgcgctgctggagcaggcaacggcgctgctggacaaAGGCATCCACAGCTCACGCATCTCGGAGGGGTACGAGAAGGCGTGCGAGATGGCGTGCAAGCgcctggaggaggtggccgaATCCATCTCTCTGGAAAAGAAGGAGTTCCTGCTGCAAACGGCCCGCTCGACGCTCAACTCTAAAGTGGTGAACCGTGATCGCGACCGTCTGGCGCAGATCTGCGTGGACGCGGTGCTTGCCGTGGCGGACATGGAGAGGCGTGACGTGAACATGGACCTTATCAAGGTTGAGGGCAAGGTTGGCGGCCGCCTGGAAGAGACGTGTCTCGTGGATGGCATTGTTCTTGACAAGGACTTCTCGCATCCGCAGATGCCAAAGGAGCTGACAAACCCGAAGATGGCCATCCTGACCTGCGCCTTCGAGCCGCCAAAGCCGAAGACGAAGCATACTCTGCAGATCAACAGCGCCGAGCACATGCGTGAGCTGCACGAACAGGAGCAGGAGTACTTCCGCTCcgaggtgcagcgctgcaagGACGCCGGTGCGGACCTCGTCATTTGCCAGTGGGGCTTCGATGATGAGGCGAACTACTTACTGTACCGCAACCAGCTGCCGGCGGTTCGCTGGGTCGGTGGCGTGGAGCTGGAGATGATCGCCATCGCCACTGGCGGCCGCATCGTCCCTCGCTTTGAGGATCTGACGGCGGAGAAGCTCGGCACATGCGGCCGCGTCCGCGAGGTCGGCTTTGGCACCACGAAGGATCGCATGATCTTCGTCGAGAACTGCCCCAATAGCAAGGCCGTCACCGTCTTCATCCGCGGTGGCAACAAGATGATGATTGAGGAGGCAAAGCGTTCACTGCACGACGCCATCTGCATGGTCCGCAACCTGATCCGCGACAGCCGCATCGTTTACGGCGGGGGctcggcggagctggcggcgtcgTCTGCGGTGCTCGcccacgccgacgccgtgTCCACCGTGGACCAGTACGCCATTCGCGCCTTCGCTGACGCTCTCGAGTCGATCCCGATAAACCTGGCCCTCAACAGCGGTCTCGACCCCATCCGCGCCCTTTCCGATGCACGCAAGGCGCAGATCGAGGGCAATAATCCGTACGCCGGCATCGACTGCATGGACCGCGGCACGATCGACATGAAGCAGCAGGAGGTGTTCGAGACGTTGAGCGGCAAGTgctcgcagctgcgcctggcAACGCAGGTGGTGAAGATGATCCTCAAGATCGACGACGTCATCGTTACGAAGCCGgatgaggagcagcagcagtaa